In Sporosarcina psychrophila, a genomic segment contains:
- a CDS encoding sugar transferase, whose translation MYMKIKRLMDIILSFIGLIILSPILLILVTAIKLDSKGPVLFKQKRVGINKAHFNILKFRTMRIDTPNDTPTHLLTNPEQYITKMGKFLRKTSLDEIPQILNIFVGQMSVIGPRPALWNQYDLIAERDKYGANDVSPGLTGWAQINGRDELAIEIKAKLDGEYVKKIGLWMDIKCFIGTIVSVVKGDGVVEGGTGALSKAVSKMKSKEMENKYGDPK comes from the coding sequence ATGTATATGAAGATTAAAAGATTGATGGATATCATTCTCTCTTTTATAGGATTAATCATTTTATCACCAATACTTTTAATTCTAGTCACTGCTATTAAACTGGATTCGAAAGGTCCAGTGTTGTTCAAACAAAAACGTGTCGGAATTAATAAGGCTCATTTCAATATATTGAAATTCAGAACGATGAGAATAGATACGCCTAACGACACTCCAACTCATTTATTAACTAACCCGGAGCAGTACATTACAAAAATGGGTAAATTCCTGAGAAAGACTTCACTTGATGAAATCCCTCAGATTTTGAATATCTTTGTTGGGCAGATGAGCGTTATTGGTCCTAGACCGGCGTTGTGGAACCAATATGACTTGATAGCAGAACGTGACAAGTATGGTGCTAATGACGTTTCGCCGGGATTGACTGGTTGGGCACAGATTAATGGTAGGGATGAGCTTGCTATTGAGATTAAGGCGAAGTTAGATGGGGAGTATGTTAAGAAGATTGGACTATGGATGGATATTAAGTGTTTCATTGGGACTATTGTTAGTGTTGTTAAGGGTGATGGGGTTGTTGAAGGCGGGACAGGAGCGCTTAGCAAGGCAGTATCAAAAATGAAGTCGAAGGAGATGGAGAACAAATATGGTGACCCAAAGTAA
- a CDS encoding CpsD/CapB family tyrosine-protein kinase, with translation MFNKKKKPIQTVARKLVTYDSPKSVVSEQFRTVRTNINFSMPDKDLKTLLFTSSTPGEGKSTSASNVAIVFAEEGKKVLLVDADMRKPTMHYTFHKTNSTGLSNLLTRKWELKDVVIETEIEGLHIVTSGPIPPNPAELLGSKTMDSLIEEFIAGYDIVVFDAPPLLSVADAQILSNKCDGTILVISSGTAEKDSVIKAKEALVSSKANILGTLLNNFVLEKEHHYYQYYGTGE, from the coding sequence ATGTTCAACAAGAAAAAGAAGCCAATCCAAACAGTTGCTCGTAAACTCGTAACATATGATAGTCCGAAGTCAGTCGTATCGGAGCAATTCCGCACGGTTCGGACCAACATCAACTTCTCGATGCCTGATAAGGATCTCAAAACATTACTGTTTACGTCATCCACTCCTGGCGAAGGCAAGTCGACAAGTGCGTCAAATGTCGCAATTGTTTTTGCAGAGGAAGGGAAAAAGGTACTGCTCGTTGATGCAGATATGCGCAAACCGACGATGCATTATACATTCCACAAGACGAATTCGACGGGACTCTCCAATTTGTTGACTCGAAAATGGGAGTTGAAAGACGTCGTCATCGAAACAGAAATCGAAGGACTCCACATCGTCACAAGCGGACCGATTCCACCAAATCCTGCAGAACTGCTTGGCTCGAAAACAATGGATTCTCTAATCGAAGAATTTATTGCAGGCTATGACATCGTTGTTTTCGATGCACCGCCGCTTCTTTCGGTTGCAGATGCACAGATTTTGTCAAACAAATGTGACGGCACAATTCTAGTGATTAGTTCAGGCACTGCAGAAAAGGATAGCGTTATCAAGGCAAAAGAGGCATTAGTGTCATCGAAAGCCAATATTCTCGGAACGTTACTGAACAATTTTGTTCTTGAAAAAGAACACCATTATTATCAATATTACGGGACAGGGGAGTAA
- a CDS encoding S-layer homology domain-containing protein yields the protein MKKSSYEKIFKATLATTVAAGAFVAFAPANTEAASTFFDVKDIPSHHFYDAVMDYTARGMISGYPDGKFKPGQSITRQDAAKLLALVLDLDTKNVQNPGFKDVSKTSPYYGHIAALVEAGIISGFEDNTFRPEDSLSRAQMAKIIVLGFEFEEMKSGKLPFSDINDKQWHIDYVRTLYANEITTGTTPTKFSPNALVTRGQMASFVFRSEALATPKVDVDKVAVEAAAGQLKAGVVTVSRGNEATDANKLTAVQTYVNSLITEKGVVAKVAASTTAGSYVVTLTKGEAKVEKTITVTFSFAADDRFVTEVTAINAKQVEVKFATPVTKTTVLNASNEVQNMTFTMVTGATVNPGQLKGSLSEDGKTLTITANWIFDGEYAFKLTDAIKSVTGEKFEEYTAIVKANDKVAPKLVSGSAVGKISTNSFALLFDEPVNAAGVIAYVNGAAATVANNPTNPNRLDVTSSKQVAAGTAATVKLTNVKDYNNNMIAPNPVETTVTISADTVAPTVTHVNVIGENRVEITYDKNMNIASFAGKARLVHPNGTVINLAASAGSNEKTVVLTGSGLYFNGAYNAILFVDADVKDTVGNSTALYSANVTFDKDTSAPALTTVDYKDGKIVANFTEDIAIGGTNAVTVIDQNTGAATQIYLNHYNGSNAVITNDTLTITQALPNGTYQLRLPANTVVDKAGIPNPNAIATQTFIVQNTISSDSTRPVVVAVTNNPATNGQAPGVEQTATYTAIDADSGVNLATIQDINNYTWDGRALPIGSYVTTVITGSADKATSVAVTVRVPSASITTTKTAILTVNNIRDNAGNTIASAGAGEVTFVSGNQNQPEFNYAAISNNGSSLVLGFSEAVQSKYLDAYDFDITLNGYLVDKNSIESVYSPNSNVDTFVVSIRASVANDVSMDRNISDVIYLDSNNNGRYDEGRDVVLEVVDSRTYSSNAVNSVTANLNSNYVTSLRVKLVKDTVSPVQNAQGNYANFNKEIDVRLR from the coding sequence ATGAAGAAATCTAGTTATGAAAAAATATTCAAAGCGACGTTGGCAACAACAGTTGCAGCAGGAGCTTTTGTTGCTTTTGCACCTGCAAATACAGAGGCAGCATCGACATTTTTCGATGTTAAGGACATTCCAAGTCATCACTTTTATGATGCTGTCATGGACTATACTGCAAGAGGCATGATTAGTGGCTATCCAGATGGTAAATTCAAACCAGGTCAAAGCATTACCCGCCAGGATGCTGCAAAACTGTTGGCCCTTGTGTTAGATTTAGATACGAAAAATGTCCAAAATCCAGGGTTTAAAGACGTTAGCAAAACGAGCCCATACTATGGACATATTGCAGCGCTTGTTGAAGCGGGAATCATTTCAGGTTTTGAAGATAACACATTCCGACCTGAGGATAGTCTGTCAAGGGCACAAATGGCGAAAATAATTGTACTTGGCTTTGAATTTGAAGAAATGAAATCTGGAAAACTACCATTTAGCGATATTAATGATAAGCAATGGCATATTGACTATGTCCGGACATTGTACGCCAATGAAATTACGACAGGTACAACACCTACAAAATTCTCGCCGAATGCGCTTGTGACGCGTGGACAAATGGCTTCATTCGTCTTTAGAAGTGAAGCACTTGCAACGCCGAAAGTAGATGTAGACAAGGTAGCAGTAGAAGCAGCAGCGGGTCAATTAAAAGCTGGTGTAGTCACAGTCTCGCGTGGCAATGAGGCAACTGATGCCAACAAACTTACAGCGGTCCAAACCTATGTTAATTCACTCATTACGGAAAAAGGTGTAGTAGCAAAAGTGGCGGCAAGCACAACAGCTGGCAGTTATGTAGTAACACTTACTAAAGGTGAAGCAAAAGTAGAAAAAACAATCACTGTGACATTTAGCTTTGCTGCGGATGATCGTTTTGTTACTGAAGTAACCGCGATTAACGCTAAACAAGTTGAAGTTAAATTCGCAACACCTGTTACGAAAACAACCGTACTAAACGCTTCGAATGAAGTTCAAAATATGACGTTTACGATGGTGACGGGCGCGACTGTGAACCCTGGACAACTTAAAGGCTCATTGTCCGAAGATGGTAAAACATTAACGATTACTGCAAATTGGATTTTTGATGGCGAGTATGCGTTTAAGTTAACTGATGCTATTAAATCAGTAACAGGTGAAAAGTTCGAGGAGTATACAGCGATTGTCAAAGCCAATGATAAAGTTGCGCCGAAACTCGTTTCAGGATCAGCTGTTGGGAAAATATCTACGAACTCGTTTGCCCTACTATTCGATGAACCTGTTAATGCAGCTGGAGTCATCGCTTATGTTAATGGTGCAGCGGCGACCGTTGCGAACAACCCTACGAATCCAAATCGTTTAGATGTTACATCTAGTAAACAAGTTGCAGCAGGTACGGCAGCAACAGTTAAATTGACCAATGTAAAGGATTATAATAATAACATGATCGCTCCAAATCCAGTGGAAACGACAGTTACAATTTCTGCTGATACAGTAGCTCCAACTGTGACCCATGTAAACGTTATAGGCGAAAATAGAGTAGAGATCACGTACGATAAAAATATGAACATAGCTTCATTCGCAGGGAAAGCTCGTCTCGTCCATCCGAATGGAACTGTGATAAATCTTGCAGCTTCAGCTGGTAGTAATGAAAAAACGGTTGTTTTAACAGGCTCAGGATTATATTTCAATGGTGCGTACAATGCCATTCTATTTGTCGACGCTGATGTGAAAGATACGGTTGGCAATAGTACAGCCCTTTATTCAGCTAATGTTACTTTCGATAAAGATACTAGTGCGCCAGCATTGACAACAGTCGACTATAAAGATGGCAAAATTGTAGCGAATTTTACAGAAGATATTGCAATAGGCGGAACAAATGCAGTCACAGTCATTGATCAAAATACAGGAGCGGCAACTCAAATTTACCTAAACCACTACAATGGGTCGAATGCAGTGATTACTAACGATACATTAACAATTACGCAGGCATTGCCGAACGGAACCTATCAATTACGTCTACCAGCAAACACAGTCGTTGATAAAGCAGGTATACCTAATCCGAATGCGATTGCAACACAAACGTTTATTGTTCAAAATACCATTTCATCGGATAGTACACGTCCAGTAGTTGTGGCAGTTACTAACAATCCTGCAACAAATGGACAAGCTCCAGGTGTTGAACAAACGGCTACTTATACAGCAATTGACGCTGATAGTGGAGTGAACCTAGCTACGATTCAAGATATCAATAACTATACATGGGATGGCAGAGCGTTACCGATAGGATCTTATGTCACAACTGTTATCACTGGGTCAGCAGATAAAGCTACATCTGTTGCAGTAACAGTACGTGTTCCATCTGCAAGCATCACAACAACTAAAACAGCAATACTTACTGTTAACAATATTCGAGACAACGCAGGAAACACCATTGCATCCGCCGGAGCGGGCGAAGTTACATTTGTTAGTGGTAACCAAAACCAACCAGAATTCAATTATGCAGCAATATCTAATAATGGTTCTTCACTCGTTCTTGGTTTCAGTGAGGCGGTTCAATCTAAATATCTAGATGCATATGATTTCGACATTACACTCAATGGTTACCTTGTGGATAAAAACTCCATTGAATCCGTTTACAGTCCCAATTCAAATGTCGATACATTTGTTGTAAGTATCAGAGCATCTGTAGCGAATGATGTTTCAATGGATAGGAACATTAGTGATGTGATATATTTGGATAGTAATAATAATGGAAGATATGATGAGGGAAGAGATGTAGTCCTTGAAGTTGTCGATTCTAGAACTTACTCATCGAATGCAGTCAACTCAGTTACAGCCAATTTGAATTCCAATTACGTCACGAGTTTAAGAGTCAAACTTGTCAAAGACACTGTGTCACCTGTTCAAAATGCGCAAGGTAATTATGCTAACTTCAATAAAGAAATTGATGTAAGGCTAAGATAA
- a CDS encoding VanZ family protein, with translation MKKIIVVIILLSTLVISSGQTYEQQSLIPTLERLLPGKPLESTLSKLHVPYWGKTISLEERGYYHFIEFLLRKSAHFIIFGFLAVAIYLILPKHKFRMLTATFLTLLLAIGDEYHQSLTGGRTPTAQDVILDMAGAVTFLILLRLLLLMKEHLFSPDK, from the coding sequence ATGAAAAAAATAATCGTTGTAATCATTCTACTCAGTACTCTAGTCATTTCATCTGGACAAACGTATGAACAACAATCTCTTATCCCAACGCTGGAACGTTTGTTGCCCGGTAAGCCGCTCGAATCGACGCTTTCCAAGCTCCACGTACCGTATTGGGGTAAAACGATTTCGCTTGAGGAACGGGGTTATTATCACTTCATCGAGTTCCTCCTTCGAAAAAGCGCGCATTTTATCATTTTCGGTTTCCTTGCCGTCGCCATCTATTTGATTTTACCGAAACACAAGTTTCGCATGTTGACGGCTACTTTTCTCACGCTGTTACTCGCTATCGGAGATGAGTATCACCAGTCATTGACGGGCGGACGAACACCTACTGCGCAAGACGTCATTCTCGATATGGCTGGTGCAGTTACCTTTCTCATCCTATTACGACTGCTATTACTGATGAAGGAACACCTGTTCAGCCCTGACAAGTAG
- a CDS encoding polysaccharide biosynthesis protein produces MSIKKRMTYLAIADSFIVLFSIYIGYFILHPYIDIFTNKMLLISVITIQIAHHSFAWHYGLYKKAWSYASIGELKSIFKAVTLTIAVVAVVQIAVIQDIYLRALSLTWMLHILLIGGSRMSWRLFRDTVNLQEDKEAKRTMIVGAGQAGSMIVRQVLQNPESGMKPVLFVDDDRTKQGLEIFGVKVVGGTQHISGFVKANDIEKIVIAIPSMGKQQMAELMKLCIETGIQTQTIPRIEDLMTGKVSVNDMQDVKIEDLLGRDEVQLDLKAIADKLTGRTILVTGAGGSIGSEICRQVSEFRPRRLILLGHGENSIYNIDMELRQKVSPHTEIIPIIADVQDRMRIFDIVSEYKPDVMYHAAAHKHVPLMEANPMEAVKNNIFGTKNVAEAADTFGVSYFVMISTDKAVNPPNVMGATKRFAEMIVQNLAKESKTKFAAVRFGNVLGSRGSVVPLFKQQIAKGGPITVTDPEMTRYFMTIPEASRLVIQAGTLAAGGEVFVLDMGEPVKIVDLAKNLIKLSGYSEEEIGINYSGIRPGEKLFEELLNENERQSEYVFPKIFVGKAEPVSRLEMEFVIENLLEMNDIELKETLVGIANRKVASINREVTTA; encoded by the coding sequence ATGTCCATTAAAAAAAGAATGACATATTTAGCGATTGCGGACTCCTTCATAGTTCTGTTTTCCATCTATATCGGATACTTCATCTTGCATCCGTACATAGACATCTTTACGAACAAAATGTTACTCATTAGCGTCATTACGATTCAAATCGCTCATCACTCATTTGCATGGCATTACGGACTCTATAAAAAAGCGTGGTCCTATGCTTCAATAGGAGAATTGAAATCGATTTTCAAAGCAGTAACATTAACAATTGCTGTCGTTGCGGTTGTCCAAATCGCTGTCATACAAGACATTTATTTACGTGCATTATCCCTCACTTGGATGCTCCATATTCTTCTAATTGGCGGATCACGGATGTCATGGAGGCTCTTCCGGGATACGGTCAATCTCCAGGAGGACAAAGAAGCAAAACGCACGATGATCGTTGGAGCAGGACAAGCTGGAAGTATGATTGTGAGACAAGTACTTCAGAACCCTGAATCCGGCATGAAACCCGTCCTCTTTGTAGATGATGATCGTACGAAACAAGGTCTCGAAATATTCGGTGTAAAAGTAGTCGGCGGTACGCAACATATTTCCGGTTTTGTTAAAGCCAATGACATCGAGAAAATTGTCATCGCCATTCCATCTATGGGAAAACAACAAATGGCTGAATTAATGAAACTATGTATTGAAACCGGTATCCAAACACAAACGATTCCACGCATCGAAGACCTTATGACGGGTAAAGTATCCGTCAATGATATGCAAGACGTGAAAATCGAAGACTTGCTGGGCCGAGATGAAGTCCAACTCGATTTAAAAGCAATCGCGGACAAGCTAACTGGCAGGACAATATTAGTCACCGGCGCGGGAGGCTCAATCGGTTCCGAAATTTGTAGGCAAGTGAGTGAGTTTAGACCGAGAAGATTGATCCTTTTAGGACATGGTGAAAATTCTATCTACAATATAGACATGGAACTGCGTCAAAAAGTTTCACCACATACAGAAATAATTCCAATAATTGCAGACGTCCAAGATCGAATGCGCATTTTCGACATAGTCAGCGAGTACAAACCTGATGTTATGTACCACGCCGCTGCCCATAAGCATGTGCCTTTAATGGAAGCAAACCCGATGGAAGCAGTGAAAAATAATATCTTTGGTACAAAGAACGTCGCTGAAGCAGCAGATACATTCGGTGTGTCCTACTTTGTCATGATCTCAACAGACAAAGCAGTAAACCCACCCAACGTTATGGGCGCAACAAAGCGCTTTGCGGAAATGATTGTACAAAACCTAGCAAAAGAAAGTAAGACAAAATTTGCGGCTGTCCGATTTGGCAATGTCCTCGGCTCACGTGGCAGTGTAGTACCCCTGTTCAAACAGCAGATTGCTAAAGGCGGACCGATTACGGTGACTGATCCGGAGATGACAAGATACTTCATGACGATACCGGAAGCATCACGGCTTGTGATTCAAGCAGGGACGTTAGCTGCTGGTGGTGAAGTGTTTGTCCTTGATATGGGTGAGCCGGTGAAGATTGTCGATCTAGCGAAGAACCTGATCAAGTTGTCTGGGTATAGTGAAGAAGAGATTGGCATCAACTACTCAGGGATTCGGCCTGGGGAGAAATTGTTTGAAGAGTTATTGAATGAGAATGAACGGCAGAGCGAGTATGTGTTTCCAAAGATTTTTGTTGGGAAGGCGGAGCCGGTTAGTCGTTTGGAGATGGAGTTTGTAATAGAGAACTTGCTTGAAATGAATGACATAGAGTTGAAAGAGACATTGGTTGGGATTGCTAATCGGAAGGTTGCTAGTATCAATAGGGAAGTAACGACTGCATAG
- a CDS encoding YveK family protein has product MEETISLQDLIKTLRKRLILIIFAIILAVTIAGIVSYFFLTPIYQASTQILVNQEKSEQQQFNSQDIQTNLQLINTYNVIIKSPAILSKVIGNLDLNTTPAQLNSKVTVNSAQNSQVLNISVQDPEPHVAVDIANTTAEVFQEEIQKLMNVDNVNVLSPAVHVENPSPIKPNPKLNMAIAAVIGLMLGVGIAFLLEYLDTTVKTEQDIEELLGLPILGLISPITETDVPGAKGFLKQRRKKR; this is encoded by the coding sequence ATGGAAGAAACGATTAGTTTACAAGATTTAATCAAGACATTAAGGAAACGGCTTATATTGATCATCTTTGCTATTATACTTGCCGTGACGATTGCAGGGATCGTCAGCTACTTCTTTTTAACTCCGATTTACCAGGCTTCAACACAAATACTTGTCAATCAGGAAAAAAGCGAACAACAACAATTTAACTCGCAGGATATTCAAACGAATCTCCAGCTCATCAATACATATAATGTCATCATTAAAAGTCCGGCGATTCTTTCTAAAGTAATCGGAAATTTGGATCTTAATACGACACCGGCACAACTCAATTCAAAAGTTACGGTGAACAGTGCGCAAAACTCACAAGTCCTCAACATCAGCGTACAGGATCCGGAACCACATGTAGCGGTCGATATCGCAAACACGACGGCAGAAGTATTCCAAGAAGAAATACAAAAACTCATGAACGTTGATAACGTCAATGTCCTCTCACCCGCGGTGCACGTAGAGAACCCATCGCCCATTAAACCGAACCCGAAGTTGAACATGGCGATTGCAGCGGTTATTGGTCTGATGCTCGGTGTTGGGATTGCATTCTTGCTTGAATATTTAGATACAACTGTGAAGACTGAACAAGATATTGAAGAATTGCTCGGCTTGCCGATTCTTGGCCTGATAAGCCCGATTACTGAAACAGATGTGCCGGGTGCAAAAGGATTCTTAAAACAGAGAAGAAAGAAAAGGTGA
- the galU gene encoding UTP--glucose-1-phosphate uridylyltransferase GalU: MKKVRKAIIPAAGLGTRFLPATKAMPKEMLPIVDKPTIQYIVEEAIASGIEDIIIVTGKGKRAIEDHFDNNFELEESLIEKEKFDLLDKVRQSANVEIHYIRQKEPKGLGHAVWCARKFIGNEPFAVLLGDDIVQSEVPSLKQLMDQYDETHASIIGVQTVPDNETHRYGIVEPSLQTGRRYAVENFVEKPAKGTAPSNLAIMGRYILTPEIFMCLEKQETGAGGEIQLTDAIQQLNKIQRVFAYDFEGKRYDVGEKLGFITTTIEFALQNPEIRDELMAYLEELMEKRLVR; encoded by the coding sequence ATGAAAAAGGTACGTAAAGCAATTATTCCAGCAGCAGGTTTGGGTACACGGTTTTTGCCGGCGACGAAGGCGATGCCGAAGGAAATGCTACCGATTGTTGATAAGCCGACCATTCAATACATTGTTGAAGAGGCAATTGCATCCGGCATTGAAGATATTATAATCGTTACGGGAAAAGGGAAGCGAGCGATTGAAGACCATTTTGATAATAACTTTGAATTGGAAGAAAGTCTTATTGAAAAGGAAAAATTCGATTTATTAGATAAAGTTAGGCAATCAGCAAATGTAGAAATTCATTACATACGTCAAAAAGAACCAAAAGGACTTGGCCATGCTGTATGGTGCGCACGTAAGTTTATTGGGAATGAGCCATTTGCAGTTTTACTAGGTGATGATATTGTTCAGAGTGAAGTTCCTAGCTTAAAACAACTTATGGATCAGTATGATGAAACGCATGCGTCCATAATTGGTGTACAAACTGTACCGGATAATGAAACCCATCGCTATGGCATTGTTGAGCCTTCATTGCAAACAGGGCGAAGGTATGCGGTTGAAAACTTTGTGGAGAAACCAGCGAAGGGGACAGCACCATCGAATCTAGCGATTATGGGGAGATATATACTAACTCCTGAGATCTTCATGTGTTTAGAAAAGCAGGAAACTGGAGCGGGTGGGGAAATTCAGTTGACGGATGCGATTCAACAGTTGAATAAAATTCAGCGTGTGTTTGCTTATGATTTTGAAGGTAAGCGGTATGATGTTGGGGAGAAATTAGGGTTTATTACGACTACGATTGAGTTTGCTTTGCAGAATCCTGAGATTAGGGATGAATTGATGGCTTATCTTGAGGAATTGATGGAGAAAAGGCTAGTTAGATAA
- a CDS encoding glycosyltransferase, whose translation MVTQSNYSVLMSVYRKESPVNLDLSLESMFSQTHPTNDFVLICDGPLTDELNTVIADYQKRFPDILKIHRFKKNMGLGVALRQGIQNCENELIARMDSDDIAVNNRCEREQQEIIKGYDIVGSNIAEFIDTIDNIIATRTVPENHEDIVRFVKKRNPFNHPSVMYRKSKVLEAGNYRDEYRLEDYYLWVDMISIGCKGYNIQENLVHMRSTKDMYKRRSGLSLVKSLLRLRKYMQKSGLINVFEFISITIAQTILAVIPNALRSVLYRKVLRN comes from the coding sequence ATGGTGACCCAAAGTAATTATTCTGTTTTAATGTCAGTTTATCGTAAAGAATCACCGGTAAATTTGGATTTAAGTTTAGAAAGTATGTTCTCTCAAACTCATCCAACAAATGATTTTGTTTTAATTTGTGATGGACCTCTGACGGATGAATTGAATACCGTGATAGCTGATTACCAAAAGAGGTTCCCAGATATTTTAAAGATACATCGCTTTAAAAAAAACATGGGATTAGGTGTAGCACTTAGGCAAGGGATTCAGAATTGTGAAAATGAGTTAATTGCAAGAATGGACTCTGATGATATTGCAGTTAATAATCGATGTGAAAGAGAACAACAAGAAATTATTAAAGGATATGATATTGTTGGTTCAAACATAGCCGAATTTATTGATACTATAGACAATATTATTGCAACTCGTACCGTACCTGAAAATCACGAAGATATAGTGAGATTTGTAAAGAAGAGAAATCCTTTTAATCATCCAAGTGTTATGTATAGAAAAAGCAAGGTTTTAGAAGCAGGAAATTATAGAGATGAATACCGTCTCGAAGACTATTATCTTTGGGTGGATATGATAAGTATTGGTTGTAAAGGTTATAATATTCAGGAAAATCTAGTTCATATGAGATCAACAAAAGATATGTATAAACGCCGTTCTGGTTTGTCGCTTGTAAAATCATTATTAAGACTACGTAAGTATATGCAAAAAAGTGGGTTAATAAATGTATTTGAATTTATTAGTATCACTATAGCACAGACTATTTTAGCAGTTATTCCAAATGCTTTAAGGAGTGTACTTTATAGAAAGGTTTTAAGGAATTGA
- a CDS encoding tyrosine-protein phosphatase, with product MIDMHSHFLFGVDDGPKTIEDTMRIVEKAAEEGITDMISTSHAFSPHFHVPRNEIEGQIGLLEDIVRAAGVPVTLHTGQEVRLCADIIEKLAMKEVLTLANSRYLLLELPTQSVPAYTVTIIQSLLGEGIIPIIAHPERNRAIAEKPERLERLVRHGALAQITAGSVAGHFGKNVQKLSLQLIEANLIHTYGSDVHNMTTRPLLFDKGLDYLEKKHLHDIANILLDNNERIVKDEPMFILEPEIPILRKWWKLIG from the coding sequence ATGATAGATATGCATAGCCACTTCCTTTTCGGAGTCGATGATGGTCCGAAAACGATAGAAGATACGATGCGCATCGTGGAAAAAGCGGCAGAAGAGGGAATTACCGACATGATTTCGACATCGCATGCATTCAGTCCGCACTTCCATGTACCGCGCAACGAAATTGAAGGTCAAATTGGATTACTTGAAGATATTGTCAGGGCAGCGGGTGTGCCAGTAACACTGCACACAGGCCAAGAAGTCCGGCTCTGTGCGGATATTATCGAAAAGTTGGCAATGAAAGAAGTGTTGACGCTCGCTAACTCTCGCTATCTCCTACTTGAACTTCCAACACAATCGGTACCTGCCTATACGGTGACTATTATCCAGTCCTTGCTGGGAGAAGGTATAATCCCGATTATCGCCCACCCCGAAAGGAACCGGGCTATCGCAGAAAAACCCGAACGGCTCGAACGACTCGTTAGACACGGCGCACTTGCACAAATTACAGCGGGAAGTGTCGCAGGGCACTTCGGAAAGAACGTTCAAAAGCTGTCACTTCAATTGATTGAAGCGAACTTGATCCACACGTACGGGTCTGACGTTCATAATATGACAACGAGACCACTTCTTTTCGATAAAGGGCTCGATTACTTAGAAAAAAAGCACCTGCATGACATTGCGAATATCCTGCTCGACAATAACGAACGCATTGTAAAAGATGAGCCGATGTTTATATTGGAACCTGAAATCCCTATTTTAAGAAAATGGTGGAAATTAATTGGGTGA